In one window of Dokdonia sp. PRO95 DNA:
- a CDS encoding 4a-hydroxytetrahydrobiopterin dehydratase, with protein MKLTDDQINNRLEDFPDWEYDDNAIHTTIEFENFREVFATMTRIAFECEKMDHHPTWTNTYNELEISLNTHDADGVTEKDFDLAAAIDDILGA; from the coding sequence ATGAAACTTACAGACGATCAAATCAACAATAGACTAGAAGATTTTCCAGACTGGGAGTATGACGATAACGCGATACACACCACGATAGAGTTTGAGAACTTCCGCGAGGTGTTTGCAACCATGACGCGCATTGCCTTTGAGTGTGAGAAAATGGATCACCACCCTACCTGGACAAACACGTATAATGAGCTAGAAATCTCTCTTAACACACACGATGCAGATGGTGTTACAGAAAAGGATTTTGACCTTGCAGCGGCTATAGATGATATTTTAGGCGCATAA
- a CDS encoding YebC/PmpR family DNA-binding transcriptional regulator: MGRAFEFRKARKMKRWSAMSKAFTRIGKDIVMAVKEGGPDPDSNSRLRAVIQNAKAVNMPKDNVERAIKRASDKSQGDYKEVIFEGYAQHGIAILVETATDNNTRTVANVRAAFNKCDGNLGTSGSVVFMFDHTCTFRVNAEGQDVEEIELEFIDFGAEEVFEDEDGIHIYAPFESYGAIQSALEEKGIEILESGFDRIPQVTKQLTPEEEADVNKLIDKLDEDDDVQNVFSTMQASTEEEE; encoded by the coding sequence ATGGGAAGAGCATTTGAGTTTAGAAAAGCACGTAAAATGAAGCGCTGGAGCGCTATGTCTAAAGCATTTACACGCATAGGTAAGGATATTGTAATGGCCGTTAAAGAAGGTGGTCCAGATCCAGACTCAAACTCAAGACTGCGTGCGGTAATACAGAATGCTAAGGCGGTAAACATGCCTAAGGACAATGTAGAACGCGCTATTAAAAGAGCCTCAGATAAGAGCCAAGGCGACTACAAGGAAGTAATCTTTGAAGGATATGCACAACACGGTATCGCCATACTTGTAGAAACTGCTACAGATAACAATACACGTACGGTAGCAAACGTGAGAGCAGCTTTTAATAAATGTGACGGTAACCTAGGTACTTCTGGGTCTGTAGTATTTATGTTTGATCACACTTGTACTTTCCGCGTAAATGCAGAAGGACAGGATGTAGAAGAGATAGAACTTGAGTTTATAGATTTTGGTGCCGAAGAAGTTTTTGAAGACGAAGACGGGATACATATCTACGCCCCTTTTGAAAGCTACGGAGCGATACAAAGCGCCCTTGAAGAAAAAGGAATTGAAATCTTAGAATCTGGTTTTGACCGTATACCTCAAGTGACTAAACAACTTACTCCAGAAGAAGAGGCAGATGTAAACAAGCTTATCGATAAGCTGGATGAAGATGATGATGTGCAGAATGTGTTCTCTACTATGCAAGCAAGCACAGAGGAAGAAGAGTAA